One Tunturibacter gelidoferens genomic region harbors:
- the gcvPB gene encoding aminomethyl-transferring glycine dehydrogenase subunit GcvPB: MSEKFVGTPKKATTHTNQNEDLMFEKSSPGKKAYRLAELDVPAVDSIALLGDAVRTDLGVMPELSEIEIIRHFTRLSTWNYAIDLGMYPLGSCTMKYNPRVNEAVARLEGIAEAHPYQPESLSQGCLGIMKTLSDALIEITGMDAITLQPAAGAHGEFTGILLVRAYHESKGNPRKKILIPDSAHGTNPATAAVCGYEVANLKSNAQGMVDVAELERMVDEDTAALMLTNPSTIGVFESDIHKIADILHAKGALLYMDGANMNALVGKTRPGDFGVDVMHLNLHKTFSTPHGGGGPGSGPVACKKILEPFLPTPVVVTKADGTLGLEYNRPQSVGRVRMFYGNFGMFVRALAYILANGPDGLRQTTEDAVLNANYIRAKLEGTFELPYKTRSLHEVVFSDKIQAKNGVKTGDMGKRLIDYGFHAYTVSFPLVVNGAMMIEPTESESREELDLLIDALKQIAREAEENPELVQTAPHTTRLQRLDETTAARKPILRWKAPVAAEPVLVDTAAKEW; the protein is encoded by the coding sequence ATGTCTGAAAAGTTCGTAGGGACGCCGAAGAAGGCTACGACGCACACGAATCAGAACGAAGATTTGATGTTTGAGAAGTCTTCGCCTGGGAAGAAGGCTTATAGGCTGGCGGAGCTGGATGTGCCTGCGGTGGATTCGATTGCGCTGCTGGGCGACGCAGTGCGTACCGACTTGGGCGTGATGCCGGAGCTGAGCGAGATCGAGATCATTCGGCACTTCACGCGGCTTTCGACGTGGAACTATGCGATTGATCTGGGGATGTATCCGCTGGGAAGCTGCACGATGAAGTACAACCCGCGTGTGAATGAGGCGGTGGCGCGACTGGAGGGGATTGCGGAGGCGCATCCTTATCAGCCGGAGTCGCTGTCGCAGGGGTGCCTGGGGATTATGAAGACGCTGTCCGATGCACTGATCGAAATCACAGGCATGGATGCGATTACACTGCAGCCGGCGGCGGGCGCGCATGGGGAGTTTACGGGGATTCTGCTGGTGCGGGCTTATCACGAGTCGAAGGGCAATCCGCGGAAGAAGATCCTGATTCCGGATTCGGCGCATGGGACCAACCCGGCGACGGCGGCGGTCTGCGGGTATGAGGTTGCCAACCTGAAGTCGAATGCTCAGGGCATGGTGGATGTGGCTGAGCTGGAGCGGATGGTCGATGAAGATACTGCCGCGCTGATGCTGACGAATCCTTCAACGATTGGTGTGTTCGAGAGCGACATTCATAAGATTGCGGACATTCTGCATGCGAAGGGCGCGCTGCTTTACATGGACGGCGCGAATATGAATGCGCTGGTGGGCAAGACGCGACCGGGTGATTTCGGCGTAGACGTGATGCATTTGAATCTGCATAAGACGTTTTCTACGCCGCATGGTGGCGGTGGTCCGGGGTCGGGGCCGGTGGCTTGCAAGAAGATTCTGGAGCCGTTTCTGCCTACCCCTGTGGTGGTGACGAAGGCAGATGGGACGCTGGGGCTGGAGTACAACCGGCCGCAGAGTGTGGGGCGCGTTCGGATGTTCTATGGCAACTTCGGAATGTTTGTGCGGGCGCTCGCTTACATTCTGGCCAATGGGCCGGATGGGCTGCGGCAGACGACCGAAGATGCGGTGTTGAATGCGAACTACATTCGCGCGAAGCTTGAGGGCACGTTCGAGTTGCCGTACAAGACGCGGTCGCTGCATGAGGTTGTGTTCTCGGACAAGATTCAGGCGAAGAACGGCGTGAAGACAGGCGATATGGGCAAGCGCCTGATCGACTACGGCTTCCATGCGTATACGGTTTCGTTCCCGTTGGTGGTCAACGGCGCGATGATGATTGAGCCGACCGAAAGCGAGAGTCGCGAGGAGCTTGATCTGCTGATCGATGCACTGAAACAGATTGCGCGTGAGGCGGAGGAGAATCCTGAGCTGGTGCAGACGGCGCCGCATACGACGCGGCTGCAGCGACTGGATGAGACGACGGCGGCGAGGAAGCCGATTCTGCGCTGGAAGGCCCCTGTGGCTGCGGAGCCTGTGCTGGTCGATACGGCCGCGAAGGAGTGGTAG
- a CDS encoding DUF2911 domain-containing protein gives MHLRSLALAACCTLLTTATTLQINAQSGGVKMDSAQPSAKPLASPAATAEVSLNGKQVTIKYNSPRLKGRTIGTTIVPYGQVWRTGANPATTLITATNLKIGTLDVPAGTYTVYTLPNASQWLLIVNKQTGQWGTEYSEAQDLGRTPMTSQTLPASQENMSISFEHTNGATTELHVKWATTDEYVTVKAQ, from the coding sequence ATGCACCTCCGCTCCCTCGCCCTAGCCGCCTGTTGCACTCTCCTCACCACCGCAACCACGCTCCAGATCAACGCGCAGAGCGGAGGCGTAAAGATGGACAGCGCTCAACCGTCGGCAAAGCCCCTCGCCAGCCCCGCCGCCACCGCCGAGGTCAGCCTCAACGGCAAGCAGGTCACCATCAAATACAATTCGCCCCGCCTCAAAGGCCGCACCATCGGCACCACCATCGTCCCCTACGGCCAGGTCTGGCGCACCGGAGCCAACCCCGCCACCACCCTCATCACCGCCACCAACCTGAAGATCGGCACACTCGATGTCCCCGCCGGCACCTACACCGTCTACACCCTGCCCAACGCCAGCCAGTGGCTGCTCATCGTCAACAAGCAGACCGGCCAATGGGGCACCGAGTACTCCGAAGCGCAGGACCTCGGCCGCACGCCCATGACCAGCCAGACCCTCCCCGCCTCGCAGGAAAACATGTCCATCTCCTTCGAACACACCAACGGCGCCACCACCGAGCTCCACGTCAAATGGGCCACCACCGACGAATATGTAACCGTCAAAGCTCAGTAA
- a CDS encoding TonB-dependent receptor: protein MKRPSVSNGLLACVAAALLASLSYPVVAQTAAVGNIAGTVTDTSGAAIPGAAVVVTNVDTGVSRSITTGSDGSYSATFLQPGHYEVVLGGGGFGKIDRKNLTVTVGQVLTVDAALPTASVSTEVQVSTESPIIDTDKNQISQTIDQHLISNLPVNGRRWDNFVLATPNVAPDGNTGLISYRGVSGLYNTNLVDGANNQQAFFSEARGRSIGAPYVYPLESIQEFQSSVSGYSAELGQAAGGIVNAITKSGTNQFHGDVFEYYRTPGWNALDPLNKYNGNLTHNPFLLNQPVKTQNQFGVSIGGPILKDKLFFHFTYDGYRKVNPITYLSTYNSATTSVANLTHLCDGGTTYVSDAGNIYPTTITGVSPAQCSQAVDFIQTKLLGSFARNTKQDIYFPRLDYQLSSKTHLSASFLFENFKQPNGYNTSTTVNNGSVTQNGGVNFHQRYVVANAETQLTSNSANVVHFQWSRDLETASTNSGGPALSIGSSTVGVAAYGETSALPRGAFPDEHRIQITDIYSTIFGKHSVKLGVDVNLIHEQIANLFGGDGSFSYSTGTVEAEFANWIQDVYQVNGGRHYSSFSQTTDPITGIGADDFWNKNLDIFAEDDWKVTPKLLLSLGARYDVQLVPQPDRPNTTSTPAFNATSVINTDYHMVAPRIGFAWSPHEGTVVRGGYGLFFGLTSNSTWYTLRRENGVYQQQFSTRTYSPSGTYSAITGAPAGGPNRKFNGNSGAVYDSFAPQGGIPAFTPPGPAPINQVTGAPTPAFNPGLPASTLNIRGAAPNFLNPFTHSYDLAVEQQLPLHSTLSIGYVGTRGMRLPIFVDTNVDPVNGVISNRPYYSSSASGITPIIVPIYTKRLSTATGSILTGQSDVNSWYHSMAVSVRKPLSYGVEVLANYTWAKTMDGGQSGAPNGTFNGTDAPLIPFAEGHRQGRGAEYARSDIDQRGRFVGSIVATSKLPIANRYAAYAANGWQLSGSYTAQTGFPVTGFINGTISSALGGGDGGVTGAVLTSGTGTRVPDQIARRNAFTGPGVHNFDSRVSRSFPVHEGMAIEVAAEAFNLLNHRNILSVNNSLVNYTAASTAASPTSCNFPGSSGCFAPNPSFGTPTSTSNILYGPRQIQLLGKFVF, encoded by the coding sequence ATGAAACGTCCCTCCGTCTCTAACGGTTTGCTCGCGTGTGTCGCAGCAGCCCTCCTCGCGTCCCTTAGCTATCCAGTCGTCGCTCAGACAGCCGCAGTTGGCAACATCGCCGGCACGGTCACCGACACCTCTGGAGCTGCCATCCCCGGCGCCGCTGTCGTCGTCACCAACGTCGACACTGGTGTCTCCCGCTCCATCACCACCGGCTCCGATGGCTCCTACAGCGCCACCTTCCTCCAGCCCGGCCACTACGAAGTCGTCCTCGGAGGCGGCGGCTTCGGCAAGATCGACCGCAAGAATCTCACCGTCACCGTTGGCCAGGTCCTCACCGTCGACGCCGCTCTGCCTACCGCCTCCGTCTCCACAGAGGTTCAGGTCTCGACTGAATCCCCAATCATCGACACCGACAAAAACCAGATCTCGCAGACCATCGACCAGCACCTCATCTCCAACTTGCCCGTCAACGGCCGCCGTTGGGATAACTTCGTGCTCGCTACCCCCAACGTTGCCCCCGACGGCAACACCGGCCTCATCAGCTATCGCGGCGTCTCCGGCCTCTACAACACCAACCTGGTCGACGGCGCCAACAACCAGCAGGCCTTCTTCTCCGAGGCACGCGGCCGCTCCATAGGTGCCCCCTACGTCTATCCGCTCGAGTCCATTCAGGAGTTCCAATCCAGCGTCAGCGGCTACTCGGCTGAGCTCGGCCAGGCTGCGGGCGGCATCGTCAACGCGATCACGAAATCAGGAACCAACCAGTTTCACGGCGACGTCTTCGAGTACTACCGCACTCCCGGCTGGAACGCCCTTGACCCCCTCAACAAGTACAACGGGAACCTCACCCACAATCCGTTCCTCCTCAATCAGCCCGTAAAGACACAGAACCAGTTCGGAGTCTCGATCGGCGGACCCATCCTCAAGGACAAGCTCTTCTTCCACTTCACCTACGATGGCTACCGCAAGGTCAACCCCATCACCTATCTCTCCACCTACAACTCCGCGACCACCAGTGTAGCTAACCTTACTCATCTCTGCGACGGCGGCACCACCTACGTCTCGGACGCAGGAAACATCTACCCCACCACCATCACCGGCGTTAGCCCGGCCCAGTGTTCGCAGGCGGTAGACTTCATCCAGACCAAGCTGCTCGGCTCCTTCGCGCGCAATACCAAGCAGGACATCTACTTCCCGCGTCTCGACTACCAGCTCAGCTCGAAGACCCACCTCTCGGCCAGTTTCCTCTTCGAAAACTTCAAGCAGCCCAACGGCTACAACACCTCCACCACCGTCAACAACGGCTCGGTCACGCAGAACGGCGGAGTCAACTTCCACCAGCGCTACGTCGTGGCTAACGCCGAGACCCAACTCACCTCCAACTCGGCCAACGTGGTCCACTTCCAGTGGTCGCGCGACCTTGAGACCGCCAGCACCAACTCCGGCGGCCCGGCTCTCAGCATCGGTAGCTCCACGGTTGGCGTCGCGGCCTATGGCGAGACCTCCGCCCTTCCCCGCGGAGCATTCCCTGACGAGCACCGCATTCAGATCACCGACATCTACTCCACCATCTTCGGCAAGCACTCCGTCAAGCTCGGCGTAGACGTCAATCTCATCCACGAGCAGATCGCCAACCTCTTCGGCGGCGACGGCAGCTTCTCCTACTCCACCGGCACCGTCGAAGCCGAATTCGCCAACTGGATCCAGGACGTCTATCAGGTCAACGGTGGCCGTCACTATAGCTCCTTCTCTCAGACCACCGACCCCATCACCGGCATCGGCGCAGACGACTTCTGGAACAAGAACCTCGATATCTTCGCCGAAGACGACTGGAAGGTCACACCCAAACTCCTCCTCTCGCTTGGTGCGCGATACGACGTCCAACTCGTCCCCCAGCCCGACCGTCCCAACACGACCAGCACTCCGGCCTTCAACGCCACCTCGGTCATCAACACTGACTACCACATGGTCGCGCCCCGCATCGGCTTCGCCTGGAGCCCGCACGAGGGAACCGTCGTCCGCGGCGGATACGGGCTCTTCTTCGGCCTGACCTCCAACTCCACCTGGTACACCCTGCGCCGCGAAAACGGCGTCTACCAGCAGCAGTTCAGCACTCGCACCTACAGCCCCAGCGGTACATACAGCGCAATCACCGGCGCTCCCGCCGGCGGCCCCAACCGTAAATTCAACGGAAACTCCGGCGCAGTTTACGATAGCTTCGCACCGCAGGGCGGCATACCAGCCTTCACGCCTCCCGGACCAGCTCCCATCAACCAGGTCACCGGAGCCCCAACGCCCGCCTTCAACCCAGGCCTCCCAGCGTCCACCCTAAACATCCGTGGCGCCGCACCCAACTTCCTCAACCCCTTCACCCACTCCTATGACCTGGCAGTCGAGCAACAGCTTCCGCTCCACTCCACCCTCTCCATCGGCTACGTCGGAACCCGCGGCATGCGTCTTCCCATCTTCGTCGACACCAACGTGGACCCCGTCAACGGCGTCATCTCGAACCGCCCCTACTACTCCTCCAGTGCATCCGGCATCACCCCTATCATCGTTCCCATCTACACCAAGCGTCTCTCCACTGCCACCGGCTCCATCCTCACCGGCCAATCGGACGTCAACAGCTGGTATCACTCCATGGCGGTCTCCGTTCGCAAGCCCCTCAGCTACGGCGTCGAGGTCCTCGCCAACTACACCTGGGCCAAGACCATGGACGGAGGACAGTCCGGCGCACCTAACGGTACCTTCAACGGCACCGACGCTCCTCTGATCCCCTTCGCCGAAGGTCACCGTCAGGGTCGCGGCGCAGAATATGCCCGCTCCGACATCGATCAACGCGGCCGCTTCGTCGGCTCCATCGTCGCTACGTCGAAGCTCCCCATCGCCAACCGCTACGCCGCCTACGCCGCCAACGGCTGGCAGCTCTCCGGAAGCTACACCGCACAGACTGGATTCCCCGTCACCGGCTTCATCAACGGGACCATCTCCTCCGCGCTCGGTGGGGGCGACGGCGGTGTTACCGGCGCAGTCCTCACCTCCGGCACCGGAACCCGTGTTCCCGATCAGATCGCTCGCCGCAACGCCTTCACCGGCCCCGGCGTTCACAACTTCGACTCCCGCGTCTCCCGCAGCTTCCCGGTCCACGAAGGCATGGCAATCGAAGTCGCAGCAGAGGCCTTCAACCTCCTCAACCACCGCAACATCCTCTCGGTCAACAACTCACTGGTCAACTACACGGCAGCCTCCACCGCTGCTTCACCAACCAGCTGCAACTTCCCAGGATCGTCAGGCTGCTTCGCTCCCAACCCATCCTTCGGAACCCCCACCAGCACCTCCAACATCCTCTACGGACCCCGCCAGATCCAGCTGCTAGGCAAGTTCGTCTTCTAA
- the gcvPA gene encoding aminomethyl-transferring glycine dehydrogenase subunit GcvPA has product MRYLPKSPVDREEMLAEIGVASIDDLFSTIPAEFQLKRDLKIPRQHGESEILDRFREFAEKNAVGYSSFLGAGVYRHYRPVIIDSLVQRGEFLTSYTPYQPEISQGTLQAMFEFQTMICELTGMEIANASMYDGSTGAAEAIMMAVRVTGRDGAVIARTVHPEYREVIATYAQHQEIPTVEVGYSANGRADLAALDAAITKDTACVLIQSPNFFGTIEDVAAIAEVAHAKGALLIVSIAEAVSLGIVRPPAEADIVSLEAQSYGVAVGYGGPYCGVIACKEKFLRQMPGRLIGETKDIDGKRGFVLTLSTREQHIRREKATSNICTNQALVAMMTTIFLSVYGKQGMKELAEQNLAKAAYLQGVLGASVGAKVLFDGAPRFHEFVLELPKSAEATNAALLGEKIIGGLPLAKWYPELGSNASLWCATELTTRKQMDAAAAALAGKKA; this is encoded by the coding sequence ATGCGCTATTTGCCGAAGTCCCCCGTGGATCGCGAGGAGATGCTTGCCGAGATTGGCGTGGCGTCGATCGACGATCTGTTTTCTACGATTCCAGCGGAGTTTCAACTGAAGCGTGATCTGAAGATTCCACGGCAGCATGGGGAGTCGGAGATTCTCGATCGCTTTCGCGAGTTTGCCGAGAAGAATGCGGTTGGTTATTCGAGCTTTCTGGGCGCGGGAGTTTATCGGCACTATCGGCCGGTGATCATCGACTCGCTGGTGCAGCGCGGTGAGTTTTTGACGAGCTATACGCCGTATCAGCCGGAGATCTCGCAGGGCACGCTGCAGGCGATGTTCGAGTTCCAGACGATGATCTGCGAGCTGACGGGAATGGAGATTGCGAACGCGTCGATGTATGACGGTTCGACCGGCGCGGCAGAGGCGATCATGATGGCGGTGCGCGTGACCGGCCGCGATGGCGCGGTGATTGCGCGGACGGTGCATCCGGAGTACCGCGAGGTGATTGCTACGTATGCGCAGCACCAGGAGATTCCGACCGTTGAGGTTGGATACTCGGCGAATGGGCGCGCGGATCTTGCGGCGCTCGATGCAGCGATTACGAAGGATACGGCTTGCGTGTTGATTCAGTCGCCGAACTTCTTCGGGACGATTGAAGATGTTGCGGCGATTGCAGAGGTTGCTCATGCGAAGGGCGCTCTGCTGATTGTTTCGATTGCGGAGGCGGTGTCGCTGGGAATTGTAAGGCCGCCGGCTGAGGCGGATATTGTTTCGCTGGAGGCGCAGTCGTATGGCGTGGCGGTTGGATACGGCGGGCCTTACTGCGGCGTGATTGCTTGCAAGGAGAAGTTTCTGCGGCAGATGCCGGGACGACTGATCGGCGAGACGAAGGATATAGACGGCAAGCGCGGTTTTGTGCTGACGCTGTCGACGCGCGAGCAGCATATTCGGCGGGAGAAGGCGACTTCGAACATCTGCACGAATCAGGCGCTGGTTGCGATGATGACGACGATCTTCCTGAGCGTGTATGGCAAGCAGGGGATGAAGGAGTTGGCCGAGCAGAATTTGGCGAAGGCGGCTTATTTGCAGGGTGTGCTTGGTGCTTCTGTTGGCGCGAAGGTTTTGTTTGATGGGGCGCCGCGGTTTCATGAATTTGTGCTGGAGCTGCCTAAGAGTGCTGAGGCGACGAACGCTGCTCTGCTTGGCGAGAAGATCATCGGGGGATTGCCGCTGGCGAAGTGGTATCCGGAGCTTGGGTCGAATGCGAGTCTGTGGTGCGCGACAGAGCTGACGACGCGGAAGCAGATGGATGCTGCGGCTGCCGCGCTTGCAGGCAAGAAGGCTTAG